The Atlantibacter hermannii genomic interval AATAATCGATCACCTCCCGGTTTAATGATTTCATCTCCTCATGGGAAAGCGTTCGCTTCTCTATAAGGTTCAGTGCGTGCGCGGTGCAGGCAAGTGCCGAGGCGCTGTTCGGTAACCTGTTCAAAATGAGCTCCTGGGAATGGCGTATCACGCGATACTCAAATTAAGTATTGCAGCATTTGCGCCACTTCGTCGTGCGGGCCAATAAACGGAACAAACGCCAGGTAGAACGGTTGCCGCTTACGATTAAATCGTATCGTCGTCGAGGTTTCAGTGGTTTGTGCTATCCAGGCACGCTGCGGGAGAACATAAATCAGCCTGGATGCCCAATGATGGTGCAGATTGTTGCAATTTTGTGCAATGGCTCCCAAATTGACTTTTTACGGCATTTTCATTCATCACTTTCAAATAATTGATCAGGTTGATTATTTTGCATTTGCCCTACTTCTTTGTAGTTATCTGCAAAACTGCGATCGCTATCATATTTAACCGTTAAAGTTATTATTTTTATCGCCGACATAACATGGCAAGGAAATGGTTAACAATAAAATAACCTGCAAAATGGAGCAGCCATGTCGTCGCATCCCCGCGTTACCCAGCGCGAAAAAGTGCTGGATGAAAACACCACGTTAATGTCCACCACCGATCTGCAAAGCTATATTACTCATGCTAATGACACCTTCGTACAGGTAAGCGGGTATTCACTTCAGGAACTCACCGGGCAGCCGCACAATCTGGTGCGCCACCCGGACATGCCGAAAGCCGCCTTTGCCGATATGTGGTACACCCTGCAACAGGGCGAACCCTGGACCGGCATCGTAAAAAACCGGTGTAAAAACGGCGACCACTACTGGGTGCGTGCCAATGCGGTGCCGATGGTGCGTAACGGGAAAACCACCGGCTACATGTCCATTCGCACCCGCGCCACGCCGCAGGAAATCGCCGCCGTAGAACCGTTGTACCAGGCATTGCGGGAAGGCAAGGCGAAGCGCCGCCTATTTAAAGGTCTGGTGTTGCGCAAACATTTTCTCGGCAAGCTGCCTGCTATGCCGTTGCGCTGGCGTATTCGCAGCATTATGGGCGCAACGGCACTGGTGTGGCTGATTGCCAGTGCGTTCATGCTGCCGTCCTGGCTGGCGATGGTCGGGCCGGTGGCGCTGATGCTGCTGGGATGCGTGGCGCTGGAATGGCAGGTGTCGCGTCCGGTTGAAAACGTGGCGCGTCAGGCGCTGAAAGTCGCGACCGGGGAACATAACAGTATTGAGCATCTTAATCGCACCGACGAAGTGGGGCTCACGCTGCGGGCCATCGGGCAACTGGGCCTGATGTGCCGCTGGTTGATTAACGATGTGACCAGCCAGGTGGAAAACGTTCGCAGCGGCAGCGAAACGCTGGCGCGCGGTAATGACGATCTGAATGAACGTACCCGTCAGACGGTAGTAAATGTGCAGCAAACCGTCTCCACCATGAATCAGATGGCGAGCTCAGTACAAACCAATTCCCAAACCGCAGTGGATGCCAATAAGCTGTCGAGCGCCGCCAGCGATGCGGCGCGTCAGGGCGGTCAGGCGATGGAGACAGTGGTAAACACCATGGATGACATCGCCGACAGTACCCAGCGTATCGGTTCGATTACCTCGCTGATTAACGATATCGCCTTCCAGACCAATATTCTGGCGCTGAATGCGGCAGTGGAAGCCGCACGGGCGGGAGAGCAGGGCAAAGGCTTTGCAGTGGTGGCCGGTGAAGTCCGTCATCTGGCGAGCCGCAGCGCCAGCGCCGCCAATGATATCCGCAAGCTGATCGACGCCAGCGCCAGCAAAGTGCAGTCCGGCACGGTGCAGGTCCATGAGGCGGGCCGCACGATGCAAAATATTGTCAACCAGGTGCAAAACGTGACAGAGCTGCTCAGCCAGATCAGCAGCGCGACCTCTGAGCAGGCGCAGGGCTTGTCCGAACTCACCCGCGCCGTGGCGGAGCTGGACGGCATCACGAAAAAGAACGCGATGTTGGTGGAAGAGAGCGCCCATGTTTCCTCAATGGTGAAACACCGTGCGACGCGACTTGAAGATGCAGTTACGGTATTGCAGTAACGTCATCAGGGGATGGCTAAGCGCGACGGCATGCGCTTAGCCATTCTCATTAATAATCGTCCTGCCTAACCGCGCATTGGCCGCCCTGCGGCGGCCTTACAGTTGCGCGATTTCCAGTGCGGCCCGGTCAATCACGCCGACAATCTGTTTCAGCGTCTGTGCGTCAATCTCCGACTGGTTGACCCGCAAATCCAGCACCGCTTTCATATTATCCAGCGCACGCTTTAAATCCGGATTTTTACGCAGTTCATGCCCAATCGCCCGGGCGGTCATGCGGGCGCGGATATGCTCGACGTGTTCGCGATTGTGATCCAACCAGGCTTCGCCATCCGCGGTAATAGCGATCTTTTTGCGTCCCGCTTCATCATCACTGAAGGCGATATAGCCATGCTCCTCAAGGAAATCCAGCGTTGGGTAGATCACGCCGGGGCTTGGGGTGTAGTGGCCGCCGGTCAGCGTTTCTATCTCCTTAATCAACTCATAACCGTGGCTCGCGCCCCGGGTCAAAATGTCTAACAGCACGACGCGCAATTCGCCGTGACCAAAAAAACGTGCGCGGCGTTTACGCCCTTCGCCGCCGTGGCCGCGTCTATCGCAGGGTTCAATGTGCTGAGCGTCGTCGTGTGCGTGAAAATGGTGGGTATGCCGGTCATGATGTCGCATAACTGCCTCCTTTATTAGATATATCTAATTTATATCTAAAACAGAAAATATGACAACGTGATTTGGAATTTATTTTATTCTATATTGTTTTATAAGGATATTTAGTTAACCTTTAACGATCTGTGCTTCAGCGTTCAGCCACTCTAAAAAAAACTTGCCAGCCGCCAGAATAACAATCATTATCATTTAAAATTCGATATATCTAAACGTAGTGAACGAGGTTGATGATGACGTTTCCTTCTTATCCGCAGCGGGTGCGTAACGAACTGCGCTTTCGTGAAATCACCGTATTAAGCAGCCAGTATGTCAGCGGTTTTCAGCGTATTGTCTTTGGCGGCGAGGCGCTGGCGGGCTTCTCTTCACAGGGATTTGATGACCATATCAAACTGTTTTTCCCGGAGCCGGGGCAGGCGTTTACCCCGCCGGAAATCACGGAAGCCGGGATCGTCTGGCCCGGCGATGCGCGTCCGCAATCACGCGATTACACGCCGCTGTTCGATGAGCAAACCCAACAGCTGACGCTCGATTTCTGGGTGCATGACGGCGGCGTGGCCAGCGCCTGGGCCGTGGCGGCGCGTCCTGGCGATACGCTGTGCATTGGCGGGCCGCGTGGTTCGCTGGTGGTGCCGCTGGACTATCAGTGGCAGCTTTACGTCTGCGATGAATCCGGCTTACCGGCGCTGCGTCGTCGTCTTGAAGCCTTGCAGGATGCGGGTGTTACAGCGACGTGCCGGGCCATTGTCAGTATTCGTGATGAGGCCTGCAAAGGTTATCTGGCTCATCTGCCCGAGGCGAATATCGACTGGGTAAGCGGCCATGATGCGGCGGCGCTGGAGCAGCATCTCCAGGCCATCGCCTGGCCGACGGAAGATTATTTCGTCTGGATCACCGGCGAAGGCAAACTGACCAAAAACCTTGCGGATCGCTATACCCACACGCTCGATCCCCAGCGGGTGCGCGCCGTCGCCTACTGGCACGCCTGACCGGTTACATGACGCAACGGTAAGCCCGCCTGGCTTGCCGTTTTGTTACATCCATTACATATTACCAACATCAGCATTGCCTCCCGAGGGATGTGGCGCATTATGGCGCGGTTTCAGCAAGGGGATATTCCATGATTGGTGTGGTGTTAGTGGATGACCATGTGGTCGTTCGTTCCGGCTTCGTCCAGCTACTCAGCCTGGAAGAGGATATTACGGTGCTGGGCCAGTACAGCAGCGCCGCTGAGGCGTGGCCGGCGTTATCGCGTCAGCCGGTCGATGTGGCGGTGCTGGATGTCGCGATGCCCGATGAGAACGGCCTGAGCCTGCTTAAGCGCCTGCGCGCCAGACAGCCAGGTTTTCGCGCCATTATCCTCAGCATTTACGATACGCCCGCGTTTGTCCAAAGCGCGCTGGACGCCGGGGCGTGCGGCTATTTGACCAAACGCTGCGGCCCGGAGGAGCTGGTGCATGCGGTGCGCTCCGTCGGACTGGGCGGGCATTACCTGTGCGCCGATGCCTTAAAAGCGCTGCGCGGCGGCGCGGAGCCTGCCCGCGTATTGCAGGTGTTAACGCCCCGCGAGCGTGAAGTGTTTGATTTGCTGGTGCGCGGCGAGAGCGTGAAATCTATCGCACTGCAGCTCAGTCTCAGTCATAAAACGGTTCACGTTCACCGCGCCAATGTGCTTGGCAAATTACAGTGCGCCAGCACCATCGAACTGGTCCATTTCGCCCTTGACCACCAGTTGCTGACGGGGCACTGATGCGCCGCTCCCTTCGCCAGATCGTCCTGTCGTTATTCATTATGCTGGCCTGGGGACCGGGCTGGTTGATGCTCTGGACCATCAGTTTTTACCTTACCCGCAATGGTCAACAGGCCGCGTTGCTGCTGCCGCACGGCGTGCAGTTAGCGCTGTTGATTTTGCTGGCGCGCCGCTACTGGCCCGCGTTGTTTATCCCGCAGACAGCGTTGTCGCTGTGGCTGTGGCACGAGCAATTGATCATCGGCGGAACCATGGCGTTTGCGCCCTTTATCACCGCCATTCCGCGCTGCTGCGCAACGTTTCTGGCACCGTTTTCCCCTCTACTGGCAACGCCTGTCATTGCTGCTCAGCGCGGTCGCCGGGGCGGCACTGCTGAATACCTTGCTGCTGACGCCCTTTATCGAAAGCCGCGCCACCCTGATTTTACTGGCCTCGTTTACCGGCGGGGTGTTGTTGACGCCGTTTGTGTATCTGATTTTCGACTATCTGCGTCAGCAGCATCGTTACCAGCTGTTAGGGCTGGAAACCCGCCATCCGCCGCTGCGGACCTCTTTGCTGCTCTGGTGCAGCCTGTTTTTTATTATCGGCATCGGCACCCAAATGGTGCTGTCGCCGGAAATTGAGCGGCTGCTGCTGATTGTGGTGTTTCTGCCGAACGTGGTGATGGCCTGGAAATTCGGCTGGCAGGGCGGGGTGCTGGCGGCCCTGCTCGGCAGCATGATGATCACCACCGCACGCCAGGTCGGCAGCGGCTTTAGCGATTTAATGGAGCTGGAGATTTTCTCTCCACTCAGGCGCTGTTGGGCATCGGCCTTGGCATCGCTATCAGCCGCCAGGAACAGTTGGCCAGCAACCTCGATCACTACCGCCAGCGGCTGGAAGTGGAGCTGGATGCGCGGCGGGCGCTTACTGAAAAACTGATCCACGCCGAAGAAGATACCCGCAAGCAGCTGGCTCGCGAGCTTCACGATGAGATTGGTCAGAACATCACGGCGATCCAGATCCAGTCGCAACTGGTGAAGCGGGCAAGCGACAACCGCACCGCGCTGATGGCGGGCGAGCAAATCAGCGAGCTGGCCCAGCGCATTCACCACTCCACGCGCCAGTTGCTGCGTCAGTTGCGCCCGCCGGTGCTGGACCAGATGGCGCTGGACGAAGCCCTGCATCACCTGGTGCGGGAGTTCGCATTTCCCGAACGCGGCATCCGCTGCCAGTTTCACTACCAGCTCGCTGCGCCGCCGGATAACGAAACCGTGGTGTTTACCCTGTACCGTCTGCTTCAGGAGTTGCTGAATAACGTCGCCAAGCATGCCAATGCCACCGAAGTGGACATTACGCTCAGCGAGTCGCCTGGCTTTGTGCATCTCAGGGTCAGCGATAACGGCGTCGGCGTGCTGCCGGACCACGCGCCGGGAATGGGTATGCAGGGTATGAGCGAGCGGGTGCAGGCGCTGGGTGGCGAATTGCTGCTGGAAAGCCAGCCCGGCGTCCGGGTAACTGTTAACTTGCCCACACTTTTGCCACAAAACATCCTGTAACCAGGAAAAATTCCTGGTTACCCTGGAACGACTCTCATCCCTTTTCACGGGGCATTTCCTACATTCATTTGGCCGGAGACAGCCATGGACCACCTGAATATGTCCAGCGCAGACATTGCTAAACGCTATCGCGCCGTCAGACCGCGACTGCTGTTGGTCATGATTGCGGGTTACGCGGCGTTTTATCTGACGCGTAAAAGCCTGAACTTTATTTTGCCCGCGT includes:
- the air_1 gene encoding aerotaxis receptor protein, which codes for MSSHPRVTQREKVLDENTTLMSTTDLQSYITHANDTFVQVSGYSLQELTGQPHNLVRHPDMPKAAFADMWYTLQQGEPWTGIVKNRCKNGDHYWVRANAVPMVRNGKTTGYMSIRTRATPQEIAAVEPLYQALREGKAKRRLFKGLVLRKHFLGKLPAMPLRWRIRSIMGATALVWLIASAFMLPSWLAMVGPVALMLLGCVALEWQVSRPVENVARQALKVATGEHNSIEHLNRTDEVGLTLRAIGQLGLMCRWLINDVTSQVENVRSGSETLARGNDDLNERTRQTVVNVQQTVSTMNQMASSVQTNSQTAVDANKLSSAASDAARQGGQAMETVVNTMDDIADSTQRIGSITSLINDIAFQTNILALNAAVEAARAGEQGKGFAVVAGEVRHLASRSASAANDIRKLIDASASKVQSGTVQVHEAGRTMQNIVNQVQNVTELLSQISSATSEQAQGLSELTRAVAELDGITKKNAMLVEESAHVSSMVKHRATRLEDAVTVLQ
- the yqjI gene encoding transcriptional regulator — encoded protein: MRHHDRHTHHFHAHDDAQHIEPCDRRGHGGEGRKRRARFFGHGELRVVLLDILTRGASHGYELIKEIETLTGGHYTPSPGVIYPTLDFLEEHGYIAFSDDEAGRKKIAITADGEAWLDHNREHVEHIRARMTARAIGHELRKNPDLKRALDNMKAVLDLRVNQSEIDAQTLKQIVGVIDRAALEIAQL
- the yqjH_1 gene encoding siderophore-interacting protein, which gives rise to MTFPSYPQRVRNELRFREITVLSSQYVSGFQRIVFGGEALAGFSSQGFDDHIKLFFPEPGQAFTPPEITEAGIVWPGDARPQSRDYTPLFDEQTQQLTLDFWVHDGGVASAWAVAARPGDTLCIGGPRGSLVVPLDYQWQLYVCDESGLPALRRRLEALQDAGVTATCRAIVSIRDEACKGYLAHLPEANIDWVSGHDAAALEQHLQAIAWPTEDYFVWITGEGKLTKNLADRYTHTLDPQRVRAVAYWHA
- the uhpA gene encoding putative response regulator; amino-acid sequence: MIGVVLVDDHVVVRSGFVQLLSLEEDITVLGQYSSAAEAWPALSRQPVDVAVLDVAMPDENGLSLLKRLRARQPGFRAIILSIYDTPAFVQSALDAGACGYLTKRCGPEELVHAVRSVGLGGHYLCADALKALRGGAEPARVLQVLTPREREVFDLLVRGESVKSIALQLSLSHKTVHVHRANVLGKLQCASTIELVHFALDHQLLTGH
- a CDS encoding putative sensor histidine protein kinase (uhpB-like) is translated as MRPLSPPFRAAAQRFWHRFPLYWQRLSLLLSAVAGAALLNTLLLTPFIESRATLILLASFTGGVLLTPFVYLIFDYLRQQHRYQLLGLETRHPPLRTSLLLWCSLFFIIGIGTQMVLSPEIERLLLIVVFLPNVVMAWKFGWQGGVLAALLGSMMITTARQVGSGFSDLMELEIFSPLRRCWASALASLSAARNSWPATSITTASGWKWSWMRGGRLLKN
- the nreB gene encoding putative sensor histidine protein kinase (uhpB-like); this encodes MELDARRALTEKLIHAEEDTRKQLARELHDEIGQNITAIQIQSQLVKRASDNRTALMAGEQISELAQRIHHSTRQLLRQLRPPVLDQMALDEALHHLVREFAFPERGIRCQFHYQLAAPPDNETVVFTLYRLLQELLNNVAKHANATEVDITLSESPGFVHLRVSDNGVGVLPDHAPGMGMQGMSERVQALGGELLLESQPGVRVTVNLPTLLPQNIL